The Prochlorococcus marinus str. MIT 9301 genome window below encodes:
- the cdaA gene encoding diadenylate cyclase CdaA gives MNFWGIINLKLLLDVLFAVGFGLLLFSRVKEQRTLWLLRGYLFLVSSAWFIQRYAYLPLTSKLIDAVVLACSLSLAILWQGELRRLMELLGTGRLAVLLGNPPKEFRATSTTITQLVDTAGKLSQNRRGALIVVDLGSDLRPEDFLYSGTNIEAQLSTDLLINLFATDTPLHDGAVLVKGNKIISAGVILPLSRQGISRYGTRHLAALGITERFDRCICIVVSEETGTLSLANQGKLERPITSSRLQELLSKLIGNQNSMGANKASLSKNVSSQKTDSSDNIISEINKKESEKSEIFTNKKD, from the coding sequence GTGAATTTCTGGGGGATTATAAATTTAAAGCTTTTATTAGATGTCTTATTTGCTGTTGGTTTCGGACTATTATTATTCTCTAGAGTAAAAGAACAACGGACATTATGGCTCCTAAGAGGATATTTGTTTTTAGTATCATCCGCATGGTTTATTCAAAGATATGCATACTTACCACTAACATCAAAATTAATTGATGCTGTAGTCCTCGCTTGCTCTCTCTCATTAGCGATCCTTTGGCAAGGAGAGTTAAGAAGATTAATGGAATTATTAGGTACTGGGAGGCTGGCTGTATTACTTGGGAATCCACCAAAGGAATTTAGAGCAACTTCAACTACCATTACTCAGTTAGTTGATACTGCAGGTAAACTCTCTCAAAATAGAAGAGGTGCTTTAATCGTTGTAGATTTGGGGAGTGATTTAAGACCTGAAGATTTTTTATATTCAGGCACCAATATTGAAGCACAATTATCAACTGACCTTTTAATAAATCTTTTTGCTACAGATACGCCTTTACATGATGGAGCAGTTCTTGTGAAAGGAAATAAAATAATTTCTGCTGGCGTAATACTTCCTCTTTCAAGACAAGGAATAAGTAGATATGGCACAAGACATTTAGCAGCATTAGGAATTACAGAAAGATTTGACAGATGTATTTGTATTGTTGTTTCTGAAGAAACAGGTACGTTATCATTAGCAAACCAAGGCAAACTCGAGAGGCCAATAACCAGCAGCAGGTTACAAGAACTTCTCTCAAAATTGATTGGCAATCAAAACTCTATGGGAGCAAATAAAGCATCTTTAAGTAAAAATGTTTCGTCTCAAAAGACAGACTCGAGTGATAATATAATCAGTGAAATTAATAAAAAAGAGTCAGAAAAATCAGAAATTTTTACTAACAAAAAGGATTAA
- a CDS encoding isoprenyl transferase, giving the protein MSLEKVIDDKITDLLMKIDKQKLPKHVAIIMDGNGRWATRKGLPRSFGHKQGVSVLKKILKAAKKLGCKVITVYAFSTENWTRPSKEVDFLINLFSEVLKNEIDEIHEESTKIKFIGDLTPFPKNLKEIISSSESLTKNNNKFLFNVCVNYGGRQEIVKVAKELALKSSSGKIKPSEINEELFNSELLTRGIKDPELLIRTSGEKRISNFLLWQLAYSEIYISEVLWPDFNEHEFLKAIIDYQSRNRRFGGIESLPNESFADSQYIS; this is encoded by the coding sequence ATGAGTTTAGAAAAAGTAATAGACGATAAAATTACTGACTTATTAATGAAAATAGATAAGCAAAAATTGCCCAAGCATGTAGCAATAATTATGGACGGCAATGGGAGATGGGCGACTAGAAAAGGTTTACCCCGATCATTTGGACATAAACAGGGAGTTAGTGTTTTAAAAAAAATTCTCAAAGCTGCAAAAAAATTAGGTTGTAAGGTAATTACTGTTTATGCTTTTTCAACAGAGAATTGGACAAGACCATCGAAAGAGGTCGATTTTCTCATAAATCTTTTTAGCGAAGTTTTAAAAAACGAAATTGATGAAATACATGAAGAATCAACAAAAATAAAATTCATTGGAGATTTAACTCCTTTCCCAAAAAATTTAAAAGAAATAATATCTAGTTCAGAATCACTTACTAAAAACAACAATAAATTTTTATTCAATGTTTGTGTTAATTACGGAGGTAGGCAAGAAATAGTAAAAGTTGCAAAAGAATTAGCATTAAAATCTTCTTCTGGGAAAATAAAGCCAAGTGAAATTAATGAAGAATTATTTAATTCAGAGCTATTAACAAGAGGAATTAAAGATCCAGAATTACTAATAAGAACAAGTGGTGAAAAAAGGATAAGTAATTTTTTATTATGGCAATTAGCATATTCAGAAATTTATATATCTGAAGTCCTTTGGCCAGATTTCAATGAGCATGAATTTCTTAAAGCAATAATTGATTACCAATCAAGAAATAGACGTTTCGGCGGTATAGAATCATTACCAAATGAATCTTTTGCAGATTCTCAATATATTTCCTAA
- the bioB gene encoding biotin synthase BioB produces the protein MANSNNQLLKEIRYDWNREEILQILNMPLIDLMWEAQIVHRKFNKYDIQLASLFSVKTGGCEENCSYCSQSIYSASEIKSHPQFQVEEVLARAKVAKNEGADRFCMGWAWREIRDGKSFNAMLEMVSGVRDLGMEACVTAGMLTEEQASRLADAGLTAYNHNLDTSPEHYKNIITTRTYQDRLDTIKRVRNAGINVCCGGIIGLGETNGDRASLLEVLSNMNPHPESVPINSLVAIEGTGLEDTQEIDSIEMIRMIATARILMPESKIRLSAGREKLTKEAQILCFQCGANSIFYGDELLTTSNPSFQSDRKLLKEVGVSFNKDFETCEKTLSSL, from the coding sequence ATGGCTAATTCGAATAATCAGTTATTAAAAGAAATTAGGTACGATTGGAATAGGGAGGAGATATTGCAAATACTTAATATGCCTCTTATTGATTTAATGTGGGAAGCACAAATCGTTCACAGGAAATTTAACAAATACGATATTCAATTAGCATCATTGTTCAGCGTAAAAACTGGTGGATGTGAGGAAAATTGTTCGTACTGTAGCCAATCGATTTATAGTGCTAGCGAAATCAAAAGTCATCCACAGTTTCAAGTTGAAGAAGTTTTAGCAAGAGCTAAAGTAGCAAAAAATGAGGGTGCAGATAGGTTTTGTATGGGTTGGGCGTGGAGAGAAATTAGAGATGGGAAATCTTTTAATGCAATGTTGGAGATGGTTAGCGGTGTAAGGGATTTAGGGATGGAAGCATGCGTTACTGCTGGGATGCTTACAGAAGAACAAGCTTCCAGATTGGCTGATGCAGGTTTGACCGCCTATAACCACAATCTTGATACTAGTCCTGAGCATTATAAAAATATTATTACCACTAGAACTTATCAAGACAGACTAGACACTATTAAAAGAGTAAGGAATGCAGGAATAAATGTTTGTTGTGGAGGAATAATAGGCTTGGGTGAAACTAATGGCGATAGAGCATCTCTTTTAGAAGTGCTTTCAAACATGAATCCACACCCTGAAAGTGTTCCTATAAATTCATTAGTAGCTATTGAAGGCACTGGTTTAGAAGATACTCAAGAAATTGATTCTATTGAAATGATAAGGATGATAGCTACAGCAAGAATTCTTATGCCTGAAAGTAAAATAAGACTAAGTGCAGGGAGAGAAAAGCTTACAAAAGAAGCCCAAATATTATGTTTTCAATGTGGGGCAAATTCAATTTTTTATGGAGATGAGTTACTCACAACTTCAAATCCATCTTTTCAATCAGACAGAAAACTTCTTAAAGAGGTTGGAGTATCATTTAACAAAGATTTTGAAACTTGTGAAAAAACATTATCTTCTTTATGA
- a CDS encoding rhodanese-related sulfurtransferase, whose translation MKGKNYKIVSLYSFFPFQENLILDLKNKLIEIENENDLSGLFIFANEGINGTICAEKNVIDIVINLINTYTDNKNLNIKVNFSKNKVFKKLKIKIKKEIVTMGIPEINPSENNGTYIDSADWNKLIKNKNTIVIDTRNHYEVSIGTFQNSINPNTKNFSEFPKWVDDHLDTHLENKDSTNIAMFCTGGIRCEKATTLLKKKGYKNVYHLQGGILQYLDDIPKEKNLFEGECYVFDKRVALDQELEKGSYSICHACGMPVSIQDQERKEYRKGIQCHFCIDQFSEDDRKRFEERQKQIDRLKVENHKIHKE comes from the coding sequence ATGAAAGGCAAAAATTATAAAATAGTTTCTCTTTACTCTTTCTTCCCATTTCAAGAAAACTTAATTCTTGATCTAAAAAATAAATTAATAGAAATCGAAAATGAAAACGATCTTTCGGGTTTATTTATTTTTGCTAATGAGGGCATTAATGGAACTATTTGTGCTGAGAAAAATGTAATTGATATTGTTATCAATTTAATTAATACATATACAGATAATAAAAATTTGAATATTAAAGTAAACTTTTCAAAAAACAAAGTCTTCAAAAAATTAAAAATAAAAATCAAGAAAGAAATAGTTACGATGGGAATCCCTGAAATAAACCCTTCAGAAAATAATGGGACCTATATTGACTCAGCTGATTGGAATAAGTTAATCAAAAATAAAAATACAATAGTCATTGATACTAGAAATCATTATGAGGTGTCTATAGGTACATTTCAGAACTCTATAAACCCAAATACAAAAAATTTTAGCGAATTTCCTAAGTGGGTAGATGATCATTTAGATACCCATTTAGAAAATAAAGATTCTACTAATATAGCAATGTTTTGTACCGGAGGAATAAGATGTGAAAAAGCTACTACTTTGCTGAAAAAGAAAGGTTATAAAAATGTCTATCACCTACAAGGGGGCATTCTGCAATACCTTGATGATATACCAAAAGAAAAAAACTTATTTGAAGGTGAATGTTATGTTTTTGATAAAAGAGTTGCTTTAGATCAAGAATTAGAAAAGGGCTCCTATTCGATTTGTCATGCATGTGGAATGCCAGTTTCAATTCAAGATCAAGAAAGGAAAGAATATAGAAAGGGTATCCAATGTCATTTCTGCATAGATCAATTCAGTGAAGATGATAGGAAAAGGTTTGAAGAAAGACAAAAACAGATCGATAGATTAAAAGTGGAAAATCATAAAATCCATAAGGAATAA
- the lipA gene encoding lipoyl synthase: MREINLIKKEKILRLPSWIKFPISKASEFEKIQTLIKKSNIHTICEEARCPNRAECYASGTATFLLGGSICSRSCAFCQVNKGRPSPINIDECTQVAEAVKVLNLKYVVLTSVARDDLPDHGANLFISTIDEIRKIDSTIKIEVLTPDLWGGGKNLDETNNLQTERLKMILEKDPICFNHNLETVERLQKEVRRGANYKKSLSLLEKSKDIAPHIQTKSGIMLGLGETLDEIKNTIYDLKKIDCDQITIGQYLRPSFNHLAVKKYWDPSEFQYLYRFSKELGFKKVSSGPLVRSSYHAG; this comes from the coding sequence ATGAGAGAAATTAATCTAATCAAGAAAGAAAAAATCTTAAGACTTCCCTCTTGGATTAAATTTCCTATTAGTAAAGCTTCAGAATTCGAAAAAATACAAACACTCATCAAAAAATCAAATATTCATACCATTTGTGAAGAAGCAAGATGTCCAAATAGAGCAGAATGTTATGCCTCAGGAACAGCCACCTTCTTACTGGGTGGATCGATATGTTCTCGTTCATGTGCTTTTTGTCAGGTAAATAAAGGGAGACCAAGTCCTATCAATATTGATGAATGTACTCAAGTCGCTGAAGCTGTGAAAGTACTAAATTTGAAATATGTTGTTTTGACATCTGTAGCTAGAGACGATCTCCCTGATCATGGTGCAAATTTATTTATATCTACAATTGATGAGATTAGAAAAATTGATTCAACAATTAAAATTGAAGTTCTAACTCCTGATTTATGGGGTGGAGGCAAAAATCTTGATGAAACAAATAATCTTCAGACTGAGAGATTGAAGATGATTTTAGAAAAAGATCCAATATGCTTTAATCATAATCTTGAGACTGTTGAAAGACTGCAAAAAGAAGTTAGGAGGGGTGCAAATTACAAAAAATCCCTTAGTTTACTAGAAAAGTCAAAGGATATTGCTCCTCATATTCAAACTAAATCAGGCATTATGTTAGGACTTGGGGAAACATTGGATGAAATAAAAAATACAATTTATGATCTTAAAAAAATAGATTGTGATCAAATTACAATTGGCCAATATTTAAGGCCCTCATTCAATCATTTGGCAGTTAAGAAATATTGGGATCCATCAGAATTTCAATATTTATATCGTTTCTCTAAGGAATTAGGATTCAAAAAAGTATCTTCTGGCCCTTTAGTTAGAAGTAGTTATCACGCGGGTTAA
- the recR gene encoding recombination mediator RecR: MITYTKPLSKLIGHFEKFPGIGPRTAQRLALFILKQPESTIREFSKALLEAHSNVGRCKKCFNLTSEDECEICRNTERNQKLICVVAETKDLLALERAREFKGVYHVIGGLISPMDSVGPELLEIRSLVERVSKSEIDEIILALTPSVEGDTTSLYIGKLLAPFTKVTRIAYGLPMGSELEYVDEVTLARALEGRTKLN, from the coding sequence TTGATTACTTATACCAAACCACTTTCAAAATTAATCGGTCATTTTGAGAAATTCCCAGGGATTGGTCCAAGAACAGCGCAACGATTAGCCCTGTTTATTTTAAAACAACCTGAAAGCACAATAAGAGAATTTTCAAAGGCTCTGTTAGAAGCACATAGTAATGTGGGTCGTTGCAAAAAATGTTTCAATTTGACTTCAGAAGATGAATGCGAAATATGTAGAAATACTGAAAGAAATCAAAAACTAATCTGTGTAGTAGCAGAAACAAAAGATTTACTTGCTTTGGAGCGCGCCAGAGAATTTAAAGGTGTTTACCATGTTATTGGTGGTTTAATATCCCCAATGGATTCTGTTGGCCCTGAACTCTTAGAAATAAGAAGCTTGGTAGAAAGAGTAAGTAAGTCTGAAATAGATGAGATCATATTGGCATTGACCCCAAGTGTTGAGGGAGATACAACAAGTCTTTATATTGGAAAATTGTTAGCTCCTTTTACTAAAGTTACGAGGATTGCATATGGGCTTCCAATGGGCAGTGAACTTGAATATGTGGATGAAGTTACACTTGCAAGGGCCTTAGAAGGTAGAACAAAACTAAATTAG
- the psbP gene encoding photosystem II reaction center PsbP, translated as MKNIKFNPFKYLFLVFLCLTLSACSGGLNAGLEAYQSPDGRYAFLYPTGWTRVKVDGGPEIIYHDLINSNETLSLVISDVNREVQLEQLGSPSEVGQTLIDKVIAPEGSGREVKLINANKRETSDHIFYDLEYELNLNEQARHELATVVIDRGTLYTFAVGTNEERWNKVDSMFSNVIESFNFLI; from the coding sequence ATGAAAAATATTAAATTTAACCCTTTCAAATATTTATTTTTGGTTTTTTTATGCTTAACACTGAGTGCTTGTAGTGGCGGATTAAATGCGGGATTAGAAGCTTATCAAAGTCCAGACGGTAGATATGCCTTTTTGTACCCAACAGGATGGACTAGAGTAAAAGTCGATGGAGGACCTGAAATTATTTATCATGATTTAATAAATAGTAATGAGACCTTAAGTTTAGTTATTTCTGATGTCAATAGAGAGGTTCAATTAGAGCAATTAGGAAGCCCAAGTGAAGTAGGTCAAACATTAATTGATAAAGTCATTGCTCCCGAAGGTTCTGGTAGAGAGGTAAAACTGATAAATGCCAATAAGAGGGAGACATCCGATCATATTTTCTATGATTTAGAATATGAATTAAATTTAAATGAACAGGCAAGACATGAATTAGCTACTGTAGTAATTGATAGAGGAACACTATACACTTTCGCTGTTGGAACAAATGAAGAAAGGTGGAATAAAGTTGACAGTATGTTTAGTAATGTAATTGAATCATTTAACTTCTTAATATAG
- a CDS encoding ABC transporter ATP-binding protein — protein sequence MRSKNNQNPIIRLYLNLIEERSLLFFAFLSSIINKILDLAPPVIIGLAVDIVVKEQNSWIAGFGIKEVPAQLIFLAFASGIVWSGESSFEYLYSILWRNLAQLSQHKLRIKAYEHIQELDMDFFENDNTGRLLSILNDDINQLERFLDQGANQIIQLFITVLIIGGTMIFVAPKIALFAFFPIPIIFLGSIKFQRKLAPKYRDVRNKAGLLASRLNNNLSGILTIKSFTKEKWELNRLNKESLDYQRSNKAAIKLSSAFIPLIRFAILFAFIAILLIGGFQTWNKSLDVGTYSFLVFITQRLLWPLTTLGHVLDDFQRSMASIDRVIDLIDTPIKIKDGKIKIEPKDIKGEIIFNNVNFNYPGRDLTLKNINFTIEKNSTLGIVGLTGSGKSTIIKLLLRIYDSNNGSITLDGVSIKEINLRDLRKCISLVSQDTYLFHGSVQENIAYGSINPSLKDIIKSSKIAEAHEFIEQLPDGYKTIVGERGQRLSGGQRQRIALARAVLKDAPILILDEATASVDNETEALIQKSLSKITKERTTIVIAHRLSTIKNADNILVIDKGKIVESGKHEKLLDQNKIYADLWNVQVGI from the coding sequence ATGAGGTCTAAGAACAATCAAAATCCAATAATTAGACTTTATTTAAATCTGATTGAGGAAAGAAGCTTACTATTTTTTGCTTTTCTTAGTTCCATAATTAATAAAATATTAGATTTAGCTCCCCCTGTAATAATTGGTCTTGCAGTGGATATCGTTGTTAAGGAACAGAATTCATGGATTGCTGGTTTTGGAATAAAAGAAGTTCCAGCACAATTGATTTTTCTTGCATTTGCTTCAGGAATAGTTTGGTCTGGTGAATCCTCCTTTGAATATTTATATTCGATTTTATGGAGAAATTTGGCTCAGTTATCGCAACATAAATTAAGAATAAAAGCTTATGAACATATCCAGGAATTAGATATGGATTTTTTTGAAAATGATAATACTGGAAGGCTATTATCTATTTTGAATGATGATATAAATCAACTTGAGAGATTTCTAGACCAAGGGGCTAATCAGATTATTCAGTTATTTATAACTGTCTTAATAATTGGGGGCACTATGATTTTTGTCGCTCCAAAAATCGCTTTATTTGCTTTCTTTCCTATTCCAATTATATTTTTAGGATCAATTAAATTTCAAAGGAAGCTTGCTCCAAAATACAGAGATGTTAGAAATAAAGCTGGACTGTTGGCATCTAGGCTAAATAATAATCTAAGTGGAATTCTAACCATAAAAAGTTTTACTAAAGAAAAATGGGAACTAAATAGATTAAATAAAGAAAGTCTCGATTATCAAAGAAGTAATAAGGCTGCAATAAAATTATCTTCTGCTTTTATCCCTCTCATAAGATTTGCAATTTTATTTGCTTTTATAGCGATTCTATTAATTGGAGGGTTCCAAACTTGGAATAAGTCACTTGATGTAGGTACTTATAGTTTTTTAGTGTTTATTACACAAAGACTATTATGGCCTTTAACTACTTTGGGGCATGTTTTAGATGATTTTCAGAGATCTATGGCTTCAATAGATAGAGTAATTGATCTCATAGATACGCCTATAAAAATAAAAGATGGAAAAATAAAAATTGAACCTAAAGATATCAAAGGAGAAATTATTTTTAATAATGTAAATTTTAATTATCCTGGACGAGATTTAACTTTAAAAAACATAAATTTCACAATTGAAAAAAACTCAACATTAGGAATTGTTGGTTTAACAGGTTCTGGGAAAAGTACAATAATAAAACTACTACTTAGAATTTATGATAGTAATAATGGTTCAATAACCTTGGATGGGGTTTCTATTAAAGAAATAAATTTGAGGGATTTAAGAAAGTGTATCTCTTTAGTAAGTCAAGATACTTATTTATTTCATGGCAGTGTACAAGAAAATATTGCTTATGGCTCAATCAATCCAAGTCTTAAAGATATTATCAAATCTTCAAAGATTGCGGAAGCCCATGAATTTATTGAACAATTACCAGATGGTTATAAAACTATAGTGGGGGAAAGGGGCCAAAGGCTCTCAGGAGGGCAACGTCAAAGAATTGCCTTGGCGAGAGCTGTTTTAAAGGATGCTCCAATATTAATATTAGATGAAGCCACAGCTTCAGTTGATAATGAAACAGAGGCTTTAATCCAAAAATCGTTATCTAAAATCACAAAAGAAAGAACAACTATAGTAATAGCTCATAGATTAAGCACTATAAAAAATGCGGATAATATTCTAGTTATTGATAAAGGTAAAATAGTTGAAAGCGGAAAACATGAAAAACTACTAGATCAGAACAAAATATATGCTGATTTGTGGAATGTTCAAGTAGGAATCTAG
- a CDS encoding DEAD/DEAH box helicase translates to MAFKKDSNSLGSEQENSQNDDSSLLEFKNLDNKKEIESQLLEVSKGEDNDNGFLEFGFNQSILNSLINKGYKNPTPIQKAAIPELMLGRDLLGQAQTGTGKTAAFALPLIEKLTDNKELNAKVLVMTPTRELATQVAESFKSYSSESSNFKTVAIYGGTDYRNQISALKRKVDVVVGTPGRIMDHIRQGTFKIKDINCLVLDEADEMLNMGFLEDIEWIIDQLPENKQMVLFSATMPNEIRNIAKKYLNDPAEILIKSVKKETQLISQKFLYVQRHHKLDALKRILELNNEGVIIFVRTKLLTTSIAEALENSGHTVAVLNGDIPQNQRENTVDRLKKGFINILVATDVAARGLDVERIKLVVNYDFPFDKETYTHRIGRTGRAGRSGEAILFVNLREKHFLRNLENSTRTKIEEINIPSNKIINEKRMEKLIDSFNESSLAKDENEENKALIIDVLDNLKEKYSMDDSNIAMAAINLVIGNKSFFVNDDDSWINKQNNTDRNRSNRNNNNRMRNSSRRNNYQNDSFETYKFNFGKFDGVRVANIISSICNSTNINGRSIGKIQIFNDYSLVDLPRDLHRETKNKLKKIKVRN, encoded by the coding sequence ATGGCTTTTAAAAAAGATAGTAACTCTCTTGGTAGTGAGCAGGAAAACTCTCAGAATGACGATTCTTCTCTACTAGAGTTCAAGAACTTAGATAACAAAAAAGAAATTGAATCTCAACTATTGGAAGTATCTAAGGGAGAAGATAATGACAATGGATTTCTCGAATTTGGGTTTAATCAATCGATCTTAAACTCGTTAATAAATAAAGGATATAAAAATCCAACTCCCATCCAAAAAGCTGCAATTCCCGAACTAATGTTAGGCAGGGATTTATTAGGCCAAGCACAAACAGGAACAGGAAAGACTGCAGCTTTCGCATTACCATTAATAGAAAAACTTACAGATAATAAAGAATTAAATGCCAAGGTTTTAGTTATGACTCCTACAAGAGAATTAGCAACTCAAGTGGCAGAATCCTTTAAAAGTTATAGTTCTGAATCTAGTAATTTTAAGACGGTTGCAATATATGGAGGTACCGACTATCGAAATCAAATTTCTGCATTAAAAAGAAAAGTTGACGTAGTAGTTGGGACCCCAGGCCGAATAATGGATCATATAAGGCAGGGTACTTTTAAAATTAAAGATATAAATTGTCTTGTTTTAGATGAGGCAGATGAAATGTTAAATATGGGTTTTCTTGAAGATATTGAATGGATAATAGATCAACTTCCGGAAAATAAGCAGATGGTATTGTTTTCAGCAACAATGCCTAATGAGATAAGAAATATAGCAAAAAAATATCTAAATGATCCCGCCGAAATATTAATCAAAAGTGTCAAAAAAGAAACTCAATTAATTTCTCAAAAATTTCTATATGTTCAAAGACATCATAAGTTAGATGCTTTAAAAAGAATACTAGAACTTAATAACGAGGGAGTAATTATTTTTGTTAGGACAAAACTACTTACTACTTCAATCGCTGAAGCTTTAGAGAATTCAGGTCATACTGTGGCAGTACTTAATGGAGATATACCTCAAAATCAAAGAGAAAATACTGTAGATAGATTGAAAAAAGGATTTATTAATATTCTTGTTGCAACTGATGTCGCAGCTAGGGGATTAGATGTTGAGAGGATAAAACTTGTTGTTAATTACGATTTTCCTTTTGACAAGGAAACATATACTCATAGAATTGGAAGAACTGGAAGGGCAGGCAGATCAGGAGAAGCAATTTTATTCGTTAATCTAAGAGAAAAACATTTTCTAAGAAACTTAGAAAATTCAACAAGAACCAAGATTGAAGAAATTAATATACCAAGTAATAAAATAATAAATGAAAAAAGGATGGAGAAACTTATAGATAGTTTTAATGAGAGTTCTTTAGCTAAAGATGAAAATGAAGAAAATAAAGCTTTGATTATTGATGTACTAGATAATTTAAAAGAAAAATACTCTATGGATGACTCAAATATTGCAATGGCGGCTATTAATTTAGTAATAGGTAATAAATCATTTTTTGTTAATGACGATGATTCTTGGATTAATAAACAAAATAATACTGATCGAAATAGATCAAATAGAAATAATAATAACCGTATGAGAAATTCAAGTAGAAGAAATAATTATCAAAATGATTCTTTTGAAACCTACAAATTTAACTTTGGTAAATTTGATGGAGTTAGAGTTGCAAATATTATATCCTCAATCTGTAATTCAACTAATATAAATGGTAGATCCATAGGTAAGATACAGATTTTTAATGATTACAGTTTGGTAGATTTACCAAGAGATCTGCATAGAGAAACTAAAAATAAATTAAAAAAAATTAAAGTAAGAAACTAG